The Paraburkholderia hospita DNA segment CAACCATTGAAGGCGTGCGCCGTGACGACGGCGCCTGTCTGGAAGCCAACCAGAAGTACCTTGGTTTGCTTGAGAAGACTTCTCCGAAGATGCCGCCCGTTGTTATTGTGAATCACTGGTCTGAATATACGTCGGGTAATAGCAGGAACAAGCTGTCTTTCGTGGATGCCGGTCATCCCAACGGCAAAGCGACTGCGTTCTCGATGGATCAGTACAAAAAGCACTTTCTCCAGACGATGTGCGACCTTGCGAAAGTTAGACCAGTCTATCTTGTCCAACCCGTTCCCGAATTCGATGTGAACCTTCCCACCGCCCTTGCACGTGAAAAGATTGCAAACCCGGCCGCCCCGGACGTGACCCTGGATGTCGCCGAGTACTACAAGCGCAACGATCGTGTGCTCGATCTGATGCGTGAAGCCCGCGACCAGTGCGGTGTGCAGCTGCTCGATCCAACCCCCTACCTCTGTCCTAATGGAAAGTGTCTTGGCTCGTACCGCGGCAGACCGCTCTATTCAGACATGCATCACATGAGCGAATACGGGAATAGATTCCTTGTGCCAATGTTCAAGACGATATTCTAGTTGTCATAGTAAATCGTGCATCCTTTATGTGAGGTAACGAACATAAGTTGGAGAAATCGCGACGACAAGAAGCATTTCCTTTTACCTTCTCGCGTAAAGTACCCGGGGATAGACCGGTGTACGTCGCTCGGACGCATCAGCGCAGCCTATCTTTGAGTCACGGTTGCTGGCAGCGAGTCCAATCGTAGTTTCAGTTCGGATGGGGTAAGAAAATGAACAACTATGAGTTCTGTGTTCAGTGGATTCTCGATCAACGACGCGGAAATAATGTCCGCGTTCTCGATTATGGTTGTGGTGCCGGGCGAATTGTCAAAGACTTGCGACTGCAAGGTGTCGAAGCATTCGGATGCGATGTATTTTACGAAGGCGCAGCTTACTCTTCATTAACTGACCTTACATCGACCGATGGCATCATTGTAAAAATGGAAGGCGGAGCCATCCCATTTGAATCCGCTTCGTTTGACTTTGTCATAAACAATCAGGTTATGGAGCATGTTGATAACCTCGACAATGTCCTGGCTGAAGTACGGCGGGTTCTAAAGCCAGGCGGCAAGGTTATCAGTCTCTTTCCCGATAAGGGAGTATGGCGTGAGGGACACTGTGGAGTCCCTTTTCTTCATTGGTTTCCGAAAGGCAGCCGCCCAAGAATCTACTATGCAGCGGCGTGCAGGGCCTTCGGTCTCGGCTATCACAAGCAGGACAAAAATGTGATTGGATGGAGCCAGGAGTTTTGCGAATGGCTTGATAAGTGGACTTACTACAGACCACGCCGAGAGATTGACGCGACTTACGATAAATACTTCTGTGACGTTGTGCACATCGAAGATTATTGGCTGAAACTACGACTTGGAGAGCGGAAAAAAGCTGCCACTTATTTGCCCGCATTTGCACAACAGCTTGTTGTGAGAAAGCTGGCCGGCATGATTTTCGTCGCTCGCAAGCCGCTCTGACGGTACTTTTTCCAATTTGAGAAATGGCTTCGAACGGCGCTGCGCTCTGACGAGCAAGTCGCGGGGTGAATGAGGGTCTTTTTTCCGATGGCGCAGACGACGGTGAGCGCCGTCGATCATCCCCGACTTGCTGGTCGGTCGACTCTTGCTGCACGCATAGTCTCACGTGGCAGCGGTTTCCCACAACCACTATGACTACGGAGATCGGCGACGATTGCGATCGAGCTCTCGTGGCTGCTCATTGTCCATTCGTTGATCACCAGATGGCGTCCGTCGGCTAACGTGACGACCTGCTCTTCCCCGAGTGTTAGCTTCGGTCCGGCGTCTGCACAGATACACTCAACCTCGCTCAAGCTCCACATTCCGTGGTCCCGTGCGCACGCAAAGCGATTCTCGCGCACATCGCATCCCGCGTGGGTGCCGTCCTGCGTTCTCTCAATGAACAGTTATCTAAACTATTTCTTTGCTAGTGTTTGCTCGCGTTGAATCGCCACCTTGACTCATTGTTGCGTCGCAATTGGGCCGCATACTTAGTCGGGCTATTTATGCCACATCGTGGATTCAACAATGCGACCAGTTACATTTCCTTCAGTAATCCTTCAAATGTGCGCGA contains these protein-coding regions:
- a CDS encoding class I SAM-dependent methyltransferase, whose amino-acid sequence is MNNYEFCVQWILDQRRGNNVRVLDYGCGAGRIVKDLRLQGVEAFGCDVFYEGAAYSSLTDLTSTDGIIVKMEGGAIPFESASFDFVINNQVMEHVDNLDNVLAEVRRVLKPGGKVISLFPDKGVWREGHCGVPFLHWFPKGSRPRIYYAAACRAFGLGYHKQDKNVIGWSQEFCEWLDKWTYYRPRREIDATYDKYFCDVVHIEDYWLKLRLGERKKAATYLPAFAQQLVVRKLAGMIFVARKPL